The genome window ATGCCAACACTTGAGGGGCAGAATCAGGGAGATCAGAAGCTCAAGAGCACCCTCGGCTACACACTATATGAGAACATGTTTACATACACATTCCCACAATCACAATCCAACCTCTGAAACTCACATTACTGTTCACTTTTACTTTCCATGTAGATGAAGGGGCATCAGCTGCACATTTAACTCAGTAGTTTATTTTTAGTGACGTTTCTGCTGTGAACACTCTTTTTTATGAGTATCCAGGTGTATACGTATGaccatgtgtacatgtgtgtatattcatGCACACATATTTGTCAATATACTAGTTTGtgtggtcattaatttctctggATTATTTTTCAGTACCTGCACTGAAAATTCCAAATAAAAGGGAAGCAGGACTTTAATTTTACTAACATTCTAAATTTGTCTCCAGATGAGATAATTCATTTCCCTAGCAGAAATATGTGAGCCCACGTAGTTACATATTTTCAACTCACTGCACATTTTAAATTGATAATCATAAAATTATGCTTTAATGAATTATTTGCATAAAAGTATCTTTTGTGTTTCTAGTGATTATTTAGGCTTTCTTTTTTAGTAATTATCTGGTTTATGTTATTTGTAACATTTTCTCCTTGATATTCACTTACATAAATCATTTCTATATCCTAGGATAATAATCTTTTGACATTTAAGTATGTCACAAATTTCCAGTTAGTGTCCAATCCTTTGTTAgtgttttcaatgttttttttttgcttgtgtttttgtgtttcctttaaaTTTTGTCTGTGTACCTAGGTCATATTTATTCTGCTTTATTTTACTATCAAAGGTTTaaaatttaaatctttatttCATCTGCAGCTGCTTTTGTAAAATTCAAAGCAGGAATTCAATGttatttttgcatatatatatatatatatatacattcacagCACCACATATATTGCATCATTTTTCATGGGCCTAAGTGCTTTGTTTTCATATGTCAGCTTCCCACGGACTAATGAGTCTACTTACAATTTCATTTTCCAAGTTCTATTGATGTATTAGTCTCTCCCTCACCTGTACCAGACTGTCTTTATCATCACTGCTTTATGAAAGCTCCCAAAGTCTGGTAGAACAAGTTCCCACCttgtttctctttaaaattatCTTAGCTATCCTTGGCTCCTTTCTCTCCCATATAAAATTTAGAACAGGCTTGTTGAAGCACACTTAAAATCTACCTAGCATTTGATAGGGATTATGTTGAATTAGGAAGTTAATATGGGTTGCAATGTTTACAGCACTGTGTCCCTATCCTCAACCCAGGTCTGAATTCTAGTCTTTATGCACTTAAAAATTTTGATTTTTCTCAACAAGTATTAGAAACATTCTTTGCTACATTCGTACTTACACAGTTTGCAGTTGTTGTTATTgtagtattttgttttctatttcatttttgtttgtttacttcagGGATAAGGATCAAACAGAGGGCTCTAAGGGCACTAAGTAAGTGCTCTACTGCTGGGGTCACCCTCCTCTCCAGACATTTCAATTGAAAGTAATATGTCTTGATTTGGGGAAATGGAAAGTCATTGTCTCCAGTTGGGTAGCCACTGGTGAGGTCACCCCGCTCCAGTATACAGTTTCAAACCCATCAGCGCACATGTGGCCCTGACTAAACTCAAGGgtcacagaacaaaaggacaTGAATGCAGAAAAGGCACTTGTAGGGAGGATCTGGGGGAGGCATGGTGGAGGGGGAGGGATGAGAGATGGTAAGGAGTGAGAGCAATCAGAATCCGTTATATGATGAAATTGTGCAAATGCAAAAAAACGACATTGTTGGCTGTAAATATGAATGGGTTTGGCCTTTGCGTGTTAGACTAGTATCTAATGATTTCACTAACTAAGGATTTATATGATAATTCTGAGATTCTCTATGAAGACAAACACATCACTGAAAATAGCAACAGCTTTGGTCTCTCCATATACTCAAAGTTCCCTTTGCTTCTTTGGCATGTCGTTCTGCCCTGCTAAAACTTAAGGTGAATGCTGAATAGATTCAGTGTTTttaatctaaaatattttaagccAAAAAGAGCAACATTTATCTATAATCTTAACACCAGGGAGGTCAGAGTTAGGCTGGCCCCAGGAGCTTATTGGTCGGTACTCCCCGTTCAGGTAAACTTGCAACCTCCAAGTTCAGCTGGCTCACAGAATTAGGTGAATAGCAATGGAAGAAGACAGCAAATGTCAGCTTTGGCCTCCACACCTGCGCACAGAAGTGAGCACACTTGTACACTGACCATATATATCACTTTCACTCTACTAGACAAATAACTAACATGTTCTGTGTATCTCTGTTAGTTGGTGTTTATGGCACATATATTTGTTCTTCAGAACATACGTACTGCTAGATGACAATTTCCCTAACTCTGTATAGAATTGTCGAAGTTGTGGTACCATGTTTTagccattttattttgttttgcttgctttgttcttttgttttgtaaggAGGGTCTCATGTGCCTCAGCTGGTCCtgaatctttctgcttccacctccctagcactgggattacagatatgaacCACTGTGCCTACACACTCATGCTAGTCTTTAAAACCAacatgaaaagagggaacaagtcaggagcctgacacagaggatctctgaaaggctctgccctgcagactatcaatgtagatactgagacttatggccaacctttgggcagagtgcagggaatcttaggaaagaagtgggaaacagtaagatctggagaggacaggaactccacaaggagagcaacagaaccaaaaaatctgagcacaggggtctttcctgagactgatactccaaccaaggactatgcatggagataacctaagaccctgcacagatgtagcccatggcagttcagtatccaagtgggttccactgtaataggcacagggactgtctctgacatgaactgattggcctggtctttaatttcctctccctgaggggggagcagcatttccaggccacagaagaggacgaggcagccactcctgatgagacctaattgactaggatcagaaggcaggaaaagaagacctcccctatcagtggacttggggaggggcatgcatgcagagggtggaggaagggagggatggggatgggaggagggagggaactacaggggggtggaatataaagtgagtaaagtgtaattaataaagaaaaataaaaaaccaacctGAGTTGATCTCAGAAAGTTTTCTTGATCTTATTTTGAAGCCAAACACGGTAGGGAGCATGTTCAAGAATAATGAGCTCAGCCTTCTCCACTCCTCTCTTTGCAGCTCTTCAGCTTCTTTCACTAACCATGGAACAAAATGATAGCACCAAAGTGGCTGAATTCATTCTTCTGGGATTTGCTGGACAGCACAAGTCTTGGTATATTCTGTTCATAATATTTCTAACGATCTATGTTGCCACACTCATGGGTAACATTGGAATGATATTGCTCATCAAGATTGATTCTTCCCTTCACACTCCCATGTACTTTTTCCTACAACACCTAGCCTTTGTTGATCTCTGTTACACCTCAGCTATTACTCCCAAGATGTTGAAAAACTTCACAGAGACAAAATCGTCCATCTCCTTCACAGGATGTATGTTACAGTTACTAGCCTATGGTACTTTTGCCACCATCGACTGCTTTATCCTGGCTGCTATGGCTGtggaccgctatgtggccatctgtaaCCCTCTGCGCTATCCCATCATCATGTCCCGGAGACTCTGCATTCTGCTACTGGTTGGTTCATATGCCATGGGTTTACTAAATGCTTCTGTAAATACAAGTTTTACATTCTCACTGAGCTTTTGTAAATCCAATGCCATTAATCATTTCTTCTGTGATGAACCTCCCATTCTTGCCCTATCATGCTCCAGCATTGACTTCACTCTCATGCTGCTGACAGTCTTTGTGGGTTTCAACCTGATGAGCACTGTGTTGGTTGTCATCTTTTCCTACATCTATATCTTGGCCGCCATCCTAAGAATGTCCTCCACTGCAGGAAGAAAGAAGGCCTTCTCCACGTGTGCCTCCCACCTGACTGCAGTCACCATTTTCTATGGGACACTCTCTTATATGTATCTACATCCACATACCAACGAATCTCAAGAGCAAGAAAAGGCAGCTTCTGTATTTTATGGCATAATTATCCCTATGTTAAACCCCTTGATCTATAGCCTGAGAAACCAAGATGTGATAGAAGCCTTTAAAAAGATAGGAAAGAAATGCTTATAACTTGAATATCCATTTATAACTCAAGTTATAAGCAAGTTATCAAGCAAGTCACCTATGCTCTGTTACTTTTCAACCTCATTATTATGAGTGGCACATGGACTGAAGGCATGGTATCGTTTTAATCAATTACATTTCACATGTATAGCAAAACcattcaaataattaaaaagtaactTTTGTTCATGGTGTCTGAAAAAAATGGGTTCAGTGTTGCTTTTGTGGTtctcaaaaacatttatttaattttagtcaTAGCTTATGTGTATGGACGAGTGTATGCCACACACATGCTGGTGCCTGAAGAGAGAAGAGCATCAGAACCTTCCAGGAAGATGTGAGCCACCCAGGAGGGTGATGGAATCTGAATGTGGGTCCTCTGCCCATGcatgcttaactgctgagccatctctccaaccccacctCTGTGCATTCTAACGAGTCATTTTTATaaataccaaaaaaaataaaattaaagcaaatccATGAGAAGTGCTTAATCAGTGCCTGACACTTCTACTATGTTACTCTTTCCCTTAACTATTCTGTTTGATACTgtaaagtaaaatgtaaaatatcatttctttcataaatattgtggggaagaagagaaaggaagaacaagAATTGGGgtactacaggaacatgtttttcttttcccagcaGTTCTGTAAGAAGTTAGGAGACTGACATAAACGCATATGAAGTCTGTCCCTGCTGGCTACATCTTGAGTTTCCACCTCTCTACACACATACCCCGAAAGGTCTACATATTAGGAAAACAATATAATGCAGAGTTGATGCTACACAGCAGAAGGATTTTCCCAAAACTGATGTTTTATCCCTTGACACTCCTCTCCTAAAAATGACAACATTTAGAAGACCAGGCTTAAATCTGGAAGTAAAACACGCCCTGGTGTTCTTGctgtttggaaaaacaaacagtAGAACTTTCAGAATAGTTATCAAGCTTCAGACCATCCAGCTACTAAATGAGGTAGCTGAAAATACTTGTTCCAACTCTTCCTTTCTGGGTCTCAGTAGTGAGCAAACCAcagagaggggcaggaggagtATCGGTATGTTTCCCAATGTTTTCAGAAGGTTCAGACTCACAGACTGAGGTAGAAATGTGGAAGAGTCAGTCATAACCCAACACTAACCGGTCCCAGCCCATGGAGCAAGGTGCATTTCAGGAAAACAATCCCAAAACTAGTGCACTCTGGGTTTATCTAACATTACTGGTGATGTGCTTGCCTGTCTATTGAGCTTAGCCTTGTTTCTTATCTGGCATGCAAATAAATTTTCTCTAGACGGAAAAGCACAAGACTGCACCAATGTCTCTGGGTAGGGAGACATTACCAACATCAGTTATGTGACTTACAGCAAGTCTTCTCTTTGGATTACTAGTGATTAATACCAGGGCCGAGCTCTAGCCAGGCGTCCTCAGGAGAGGTGACACCGTCTTTAAACCCTGCGTGGCAATCCCTGACGCATCGCCGTGATGCCCAGGGAAGACAGGGCGACCTGGAAGTCCAACTACTTCCTTAAGGCCATCCAACTCTTGGATGATTACCCGAAATGCTTCATTGTGGGAGCTGACCATGTGGGCTCCAAGCAGATGCAGCAGATCCGCACGTCCCTCCTCGGGAAGGCTGTGGTGCTGATGGGCAAGAACACCAGGATGCGCAAGGCCATTGGGGCCACCTGCAGAACAAGCCAGCTGTGAAGAAACTGCCGCCCCACATCCGGGGGAATGTGGGCTTTGTGTTCACCTAGGAGGACCTCACTGCGATCAGGGACATGCTGCTGCCCAAGAGGGCTGCTGCTCGAGCTGGTGCCATTGGCCTGTGGGAGGTCACTGTACCAGCTCAGAACACTGGTCTGGGGCCTGAGAAGACCTCATTCTTCCAGGCTTTGGGCATCACCACTACAATCTCCAGAGGCACCATTGGAATTCTGAGCGATGTGCAGCTGATCAAAACTGGAGACAAAGTGGGAGCCAGTGCGGCCACGCTGCTGAACATGCTGGacacctccccttccccttccggCTGATCGTCCAGCAGGTGTTTGACAATGCAGCATCTATAACACGGAAGTGCTTGACGTCACAGAGCAGACTCTGCACACTCCCTTCATAGAGGATGTCCAGAATGTTGCCAGCGTTTGTCTGCAAATTGGTTACCCAGCTGTTGCCTCAGTGCCGCACTCTATCATCAGTGGACACAAGTGGGCCCTGGCTTTGTCTGTGGAGACTGACTGCACCTCCCCCCTTGCTGAGAAGGTCAGGGCCTTCTTGGCTGATCCATCTGCATTTGTGGCTGCTGCCTCTGTGGCCGCGATCACCACTGCTGCTCCTGCTGAAGCTAAGCAAGTGTCGGAGGAATCAGATGAGGATATGCGATTTGGTCTCTCTGATTAATCACCTCCCAGAGCAACCAGTTCAGCTAGCTTATTTTGAAAAACATAGAAATAAAGGCTtacttatctttaaaaagaaaaaaaaataccagggtcagcacagtgaaaaaaaaaaaaaaggttacctTAGCCAGGCAATGGtgatacacgcctttaatcccggcccttgggaggcagaggcaggcagatcgctatgAGTTAGagtcaaagagaaagaaagagagagaataaaaaagtCTACCATTGAACTAAACCACCAGCCACCTTCTTTGGGGTtggaaattatttatttgttttaagtgCATTCTTTTTCAGATATAAACATagatataacatataatataaatgTAGTATATTCGTAATTTGGAATATTTTCtctatatatgatatatattttgcttttattaatgAGTCATAGAgatttctttcatcttttctatCAGTTTTTAAGTATGATATACACTTAAATTTAATATACATTTGGACCTGTGAATTAGTATCTGTGTGTAGGATGGAATAAATGTTCAGACTCACTGCTTTCTTTTTCAACATTTATATTACTGTTATAGATTTGTATGTGAGGAAGTGTGTACCACATTTGTGTAGGTGCCTCTGGATGAAGAAGAAGATGCTGGGTTCCTTGGGGCGGTGGTTACAAGAGGTTGGGAGCCACCCAAGCTCGGACCCTGTAGAAAAGGAGCAAGCGCTGTTCACTGTTGagctctctccagctcccaactcTCCTCTTTACTGCAGTCCAGTCCAACAGCAGTGTTTTGAAAAGACAATCACTTCATCAATGAATATTCTTAGAGCTTGGGTACAAACtcaatttgttatttttgttgacgTATTTTCctgctatttttttccatcagTAAATATGCCTGTCCTGTTTTATTGAGAGGACATTTTATTTACTACTGCATGGTTATTAGTTAAACTAATTCCTTCAAATTTGCTCTTTTGAAGCTGAAAATGTACTAGACTTGATTATAGAAATGGTTTAGCCTCAACAGAAATACATATccagaaaatgtagtacatttacacaatggagtataatcaagggtttttttgttttgttttgttttttgggttttgttttttttttttttgttttgtttttgtttttgttttttttaatccaaaggaaaatggatggagctagaaaaaaatcatccttagtgagAAAACCCAGACCTGTACTAgaagttttggttatgttatgtaaatatttttgtttgtaacCCCAGCTGTGGGGTGCGGAAATCCACAGCTGGTAACAACCCCttgagagggcacatgatcttTGTCAGATGAAAACTGCAGTTGAAAACTAAGCTAGTCAATCCCTACCCAAATGATAAGGCAATGTGGTGATGCCCTACTTGAACATGAATGTTTCATTCCCCTTTTGTACCTGCCATGGGAAAACAATGAGATGATCTTTAGCAAAATTTGCCTCCTGTGCACGCAGAATGAACTCTCCTCTCCTCGACCTTTACATGAGCAAAACTTagcatctctccacctctctttctcctccctccctgtctgtctCCCGCTTCGTTTCTGATGGAAGCCATGCCCTATTGTAAGCATCTTTGTGTGACCAGGAACTAATGTTTACAGCCAGCAATCTTCAAAGAACAATGTGAGCTTGAAAGGGCAAAACATCTCCTTTCAGCAAGGACATCACAGCACTAGCTAAAACCTAAATCACATCCTACAACAAACCTTGAGCTAGAAACCTAAGCTAAAGCTGCATCATAATTCTTACTTTTTCTTGCTTtgatttcactgtttttttttttttccagtattgaAGATTGAACACAGGGCCTTATATTTACTAGGAAGGTATTCTATTACTGAACCACATCCTCTGTCTCATAACTGAATTCTTAACCCACAAAAACATACAAATTGTTCCTCTAAGTACCGAATAATTTCTTTCACAGCAGTATAGAACTAATATAGAAACAAATCAAAAATGTCTCCCAAGTTCCTATTTTTGGAAGATTATGTTCCTATTTCCCCAATAACTGTCCCTCGGGCCATTATAAACCACTGTGGGGCATGTTATTCTTCAACAGCCTAGTATTTTTAGCCAATACATCAGTTATAATTAAGTTCAGAACTTGATGATTCTAAGGAAtcatagatttcttttttaataaattgtaagaaCAAGGGAGttgggagtttgctgtgagattgtgtcttccagtaatgtcagaagctaaacccataaagtctcaccaacatgactgcccaaacactagctgaacaaggacaacaccaaTGAACATGACAAAGGATGGAGGAAAGCCCGTAAGGCCTCAAGCCTGCACAAAGAACTCCAAGGAGCTGAAGATCCTCGGAAGAGATTCAGAAATGGTTAACTTAAGTATACCCCATTCCCAAAAGAAGGAGAAGTTAGAAACTGTATTACCTGCTTTTCCACTTGCTGAACAGAATACCTGAGAACTTAGGGAAATAAGGGCTAATTCTGACCCAAAGCTGGGAGCCGAAAAAGTGTCCTTCCTCACAGAAGAGCACACACATTGCTCGTGCAGTGGCAAATGGTCAGctttgaaaacaaacatacaagtaacattataagaAATGAGCTggttgtatttaaaaatataatatatatgtattaggtATATAGATACATAGTCCATgaaataacaattaatgaaaaagaggccatgaatgtgAAAGAGCATGGGGAGGGTATACATATGGGTGGCACTGGAGGAAGGAAATGGAATGTAGAatcattatattataatctcagaaataaaaaagaaataaaagaaattatatatttcaAATAAGGTCTTCATATTAAAATATAACCCTTAAGTTGTGGTACTCACTTATATTTATTATTCACTTGATTCTCTTCCCTGAGCACAACTTCAGATAAAAGTATATTAATAAGAGTATACAATGAGAAGAATAACATCTATTCAAGCCTATCCA of Meriones unguiculatus strain TT.TT164.6M chromosome 8, Bangor_MerUng_6.1, whole genome shotgun sequence contains these proteins:
- the LOC110551986 gene encoding olfactory receptor 5AK2-like produces the protein MEQNDSTKVAEFILLGFAGQHKSWYILFIIFLTIYVATLMGNIGMILLIKIDSSLHTPMYFFLQHLAFVDLCYTSAITPKMLKNFTETKSSISFTGCMLQLLAYGTFATIDCFILAAMAVDRYVAICNPLRYPIIMSRRLCILLLVGSYAMGLLNASVNTSFTFSLSFCKSNAINHFFCDEPPILALSCSSIDFTLMLLTVFVGFNLMSTVLVVIFSYIYILAAILRMSSTAGRKKAFSTCASHLTAVTIFYGTLSYMYLHPHTNESQEQEKAASVFYGIIIPMLNPLIYSLRNQDVIEAFKKIGKKCL